The following are from one region of the Vitis riparia cultivar Riparia Gloire de Montpellier isolate 1030 chromosome 14, EGFV_Vit.rip_1.0, whole genome shotgun sequence genome:
- the LOC117931165 gene encoding probable disease resistance protein At4g27220 isoform X1 — translation MVEIVLSVAAKVSEYLVDPAVRQLGYLFNYRANIEDLSQQVEKLRVARARLQHSVDEAIGNGHIIEDDVCKWMKRADGFIQNACKFLEDEKEARKSCFNGLCPNLKSRYQLSREARKKAGVSVQILGDGQFEKVAYRAPLQGIRCRPSEALESRMLTLNEVMEALRDAKINKIGVWGLGGVGKTTLVKQVAEQAAQEKLFDKVVTAAVLETPDLKKIQGELADLLGMKFEEESEQGRAARLYQRMNEEKTILIILDDIWAKCDLEKIGIPSPDHHKGCKLVLTSRNEHILSNEMDTQKDFRVQPLQEDETWILFKNTAGSIENPELQPIAVDVAKECAGLPLAIVTVATALKGEKSVSIWEDARLQLKSQTSTNVTGLTTNVYSSLKLSYEHLKGVEVKSFFLLCGLISQNYIHIWDLLKYGVGLRLFQGTNTLEEAKNRIDTLVDNLKSSNFLLETGHNAVVRMHDLVRSTARKIASDQHHMFTLQNTTVRVEGWPRIDELQKVTWVSLHDCDIRELPEGLVCPKLELFGCYGVNTNSAVQIPNNFFEEMKQLKVLDLSRMQLPSLPLSLHCLTNLRTLCLDGCKVGDIVMIAKLKKLEILSLMDSDMEQLPREIAQLTHLRLLDLSGSSKLKVIPSDVISSLSQLENLCMANSFTQWEGEGKSNACLAELKHLSHLTSLDIQIRDAKLLPKDIVFDTLVRYRIFVGDVWSWGGIFEANNTLKLNKFDTSLHLVDGISKLLKRTEDLHLRELCGGTNVLSKLNREGFLKLKHLNVEGSPEIQYIVTSMDLTSSHGAFPVMETLSLNQLINLQEVCHGQFPAGSFGCLRKVEVEDCDGLKFLFSLSVARGLSRLEEIKVTRCKSMVEMVSQERKEIREDAVNVPLFPELRYLTLEDLPKLSNFCFEENPVLPKPASTIVGPSTPPLNQPEIKDGQLLLSLGGNLRSLELKNCMSLLKLFPLSLLQNLEKLIVENCGKLEHVFDLEELNVDDGHVELLPKLGKLALIGLPKLRHICNCGSSRNHFPSSMASAPVGNIIFPKLFRIFLQSLPNLTSFVSPGYHSLQRLHRANLDTPFPVLFDERVAFPSLNFLKISRLDNVKKIWPNQIPQDSFSKLEDVIVSSCGQLLNIFPSYMLKRLQSLGLLIVRDCSSLEAVFDVEGTNVNVDLEELNVDDGHVELLPKLGKLALISLPKLRHICNCGSSRNHFPSSMASAPVGNIIFPKLSDITLESLPNLTSFVSPGYHSLQRLHHADLDTPFPVLFDERVAFPSLKFSFIWGLDNVKKIWPNQIPQDSFSKLEDVIVSSCGELLNIFPSYMLKRLQSLQLLMVDDCSSLEAIFDVEGTNVNVDCSSLGNTNVFPKITRLSLCNLPQLRSFYPGAHTSQWPLLKYLTVEMCPELDVFAFQQRHHEVNLDVAFPNLEELELGHNIDT, via the exons ATGGTAGAAATTGTTCTTTCGGTTGCAGCAAAAGTTTCAGAGTACCTGGTTGATCCAGCTGTACGTCAGCTGGGTTATCTGTTTAACTACCGTGCCAACATTGAGGACCTCTCTCAACAGGTTGAGAAGCTGAGGGTTGCCAGGGCTAGGCTGCAGCACTCTGTGGATGAAGCTATTGGGAATGGACATATAATCGAAGATGATGTTTGCAAGTGGATGAAACGTGCTGATGGGTTCATACAAAATGCTTGCAAATTCCTTGAAGATGAGAAGGAGGCGCGGAAGAGTTGTTTCAATGGGTTGTGTCCTAATTTGAAGTCCCGGTACCAGCTAAGCAGGGAAGCAAGGAAGAAGGCAGGGGTTTCTGTTCAAATCCTTGGAGATGGCCAATTTGAGAAGGTAGCATATCGTGCCCCTCTGCAAGGGATAAGGTGCAGACCTTCCGAAGCTTTAGAGTCAAGAATGTTGACTTTGAATGAAGTCATGGAGGCCTTAAGGGATGCCAAGATCAACAAGATCGGGGTATGGGGGTTGGGCGGTGTCGGGAAGACCACGCTGGTGAAACAAGTGGCTGAACAAGCTGCTCAAGAGAAGTTATTCGACAAGGTGGTCACGGCAGCTGTGTTAGAGACTCcagacttaaaaaaaattcaaggggAACTTGCAGACCTTCTAGGTATGAAATTTGAGGAGGAGAGTGAACAGGGAAGAGCAGCTCGACTATATCAGAGGATGAACGAGGAGAAGACCATCCTCATCATCTTGGATGATATTTGGGCGAAATGTGACTTGGAGAAAATAGGAATTCCTTCTCCAGATCACCACAAAGGATGCAAATTAGTGCTAACTTCTAGAAATGAACACATCTTGTCCAATGAGATGGATACTCAAAAGGATTTTCGAGTTCAACCTTTGCAAGAAGATGAAACATGGATTTTATTTAAGAACACAGCTGGTTCCATTGAAAATCCAGAGTTGCAACCTATAGCTGTTGATGTAGCAAAAGAATGCGCGGGTTTGCCACTTGCAATAGTAACTGTGGCAACGGCATTGAAAGGCGAGAAGAGTGTGTCCATTTGGGAGGATGCCCGGCTACAACTGAAATCGCAAACCTCGACTAACGTAACAGGACTGACAACAAATGTATACTCAAGTCTGAAGTTGAGCTACGAACACTTGAAGGGAGTTGAAGTGAAGtcatttttcttgctttgtggtttaatttctcaaaattatattcatatatgGGACTTGTTGAAATATGGTGTGGGTCTGCGATTATTTCAAGGAACTAATACATTGGAAGAGGCGAAAAATAGAATAGATACATTGGTTGACAACCTCAAATCCTCAAACTTTTTACTAGAAACTGGCCATAATGCCGTTGTTAGAATGCATGATCTTGTTCGGAGTACTGCCAGAAAAATTGCATCCGATCAACATCATATGTTTACACTCCAGAATACTACTGTTAGAGTGGAAGGATGGCCAAGGATAGATGAACTCCAGAAGGTCACCTGGGTAAGTCTGCATGACTGTGATATTCGTGAACTTCCAGAAGGGCTGGTATGTCCAAAACTTGAACTTTTTGGATGTTATGGTGTAAACACCAATTCGGCAGTGCAAAtcccaaacaatttttttgaagagATGAAGCAACTCAAAGTATTAGATTTATCTCGAATGCAACTTCCATCGCTGCCCTTATCACTTCACTGCCTTACGAATCTTCGAACATTGTGTTTGGATGGATGTAAGGTGGGAGACATTGTTATGATTGCAAAGctaaagaaattagaaattcttaGCCTTATGGATTCTGATATGGAACAGTTGCCCAGAGAAATAGCACAGTTGACTCATCTAAGGCTGTTAGATTTGAGCGGTTCTTCGAAACTAAAAGTAATTCCATCAGATGTTATATCAAGCTTGTCCCAATTAGAGAATTTGTGTATGGCAAATAGCTTTACTCAATGGGAGGGGGAAGGAAAGAGTAATGCTTGCCTTGCTGAGTTGAAGCATTTGTCTCATTTAACCTCTTTGGACATACAAATACGAGATGCCAAGTTGCTGCCAAAAGACATAGTCTTTGATACCTTGGTGAGATATAGAATATTTGTAGGTGATGTCTGGAGCTGGGGAGGAATTTTTGAAGCCAACAATACATTGAAGCTCAATAAGTTCGATACAAGCCTTCATCTGGTGGATGGTATCAGCAAGTTGTTGAAGAGAACTGAAGATCTACACTTGCGTGAATTGTGTGGTGGTACTAATGTTCTTTCCAAATTAAATAGGGAGGGTTTTCTTAAATTAAAGCATCTTAATGTTGAAGGCAGTCCAGAGATTCAATATATTGTGACCTCGATGGATCTGACTTCATCACATGGTGCCTTTCCTGTTATGGAGACCTTGTCTCTTAATCAGCTGATTAACTTGCAAGAAGTATGCCATGGCCAATTTCCAGCAGGGTCCTTTGGTTGCTTGAGAAAAGTGGAAGTGGAAGATTGCGATGGCTTGAAATTTCTCTTCTCGTTGTCTGTGGCTAGAGGCCTCTCCAGACTTGAAGAAATAAAAGTAACTAGATGCAAGAGTATGGTTGAGATGGTTTcccaagaaaggaaagaaataagagaagATGCTGTTAATGTGCCTCTGTTCCCTGAATTGAGATACTTGACGTTAGAGGACTTACCCAAGCTCAGTAATTTCTGCTTTGAGGAGAACCCGGTGCTTCCGAAGCCTGCAAGCACAATTGTTGGTCCTAGTACACCACCTCTCAACCAACCG GAGATTAAGGATGGCCAACTTCTGCTTTCCTTGGGCGGCAACCTTCGGTCTCTCGAGTTGAAGAATTGCATGTCACTATTGAAGCTATTCCCACTCAGTTTGTTACAGAATTTGGAAAAACTAATAGTGGAAAATTGTGGTAAGCTGGAACACGTATTTGATCTTGAAGAGCTAAATGTTGATGATGGGCATGTTGAGCTCCTCCCTAAATTAGGAAAATTGGCATTGATTGGTCTACCAAAGTTGAGGCATATATGCAACTGTGGCAGCTCCAGAAATCATTTCCCTTCTTCCATGGCTTCTGCTCCTGTAGGCAATATCATATTCCCTAAATTATTCCGTATTTTTCTGCAATCTTTGCCCAACCTCACAAGCTTCGTCTCCCCTGGATATCATTCCCTCCAAAGGCTTCACCGTGCAAACCTTGATACCCCCTTCCCAGTGCTCTTTGATGAAAGG GTTGCATTTCCTAGCTTGAATTTCTTAAAGATCTCGAGACTGgataatgtgaaaaaaatatggcCCAACCAAATTCCTCAAGATTCCTTCTCCAAACTAGAAGATGTGATCGTATCATCATGTGGAcaattgttgaatatttttccatcttataTGCTGAAAAGGTTACAGAGTCTAGGGTTACTGATTGTACGTGATTGTAGTTCATTAGAAGCGGTTTTTGATGTGGAAGGGACAAATGTGAATGTGGATCTTGAAGAGCTAAATGTTGATGATGGGCATGTTGAGCTCCTCCCTAAATTAGGAAAATTGGCATTGATTAGTCTACCAAAGTTGAGGCATATATGCAACTGTGGCAGCTCCAGAAATCATTTCCCTTCTTCCATGGCTTCTGCTCCTGTAGGCAATATCATATTCCCTAAATTAAGCGATATTACACTGGAATCTTTGCCCAACCTCACAAGCTTCGTCTCCCCTGGATATCATTCCCTCCAAAGGCTTCACCATGCAGACCTTGATACCCCCTTCCCGGTGCTCTTTGATGAAAGG GTTGCATTTCCTAGCTTGAAGTTCTCATTCATCTGGGGACTGgataatgtgaaaaaaatatggcCCAACCAAATTCCTCAAGATTCCTTCTCCAAACTAGAAGATGTGATCGTATCATCATGTGGAgaattgttgaatatttttccatcttataTGCTGAAAAGGTTACAGAGTCTACAGTTGCTGATGGTAGACGATTGTAGTTCATTAGAAGCAATTTTTGATGTGGAAGGGACAAATGTGAATGTGGATTGTAGTTCATTAGGGAATACAAACGTATTCCCTAAAATAACTCGGCTCTCTCTCTGCAATCTACCTCAACTCAGGAGTTTCTACCCGGGGGCACATACTTCACAGTGGCCATTGTTGAAATATCTGACAGTGGAGATGTGTCCTGAACTCGATGTATTTGCATTCCAACAAAGACATCATGAGGTAAATCTTGAT GTTGCATTCCCAAATTTGGAGGAATTAGAATTAGGTCACAACATAGATACATAA